A single window of Shewanella sp. Choline-02u-19 DNA harbors:
- a CDS encoding xanthine dehydrogenase family protein molybdopterin-binding subunit, with amino-acid sequence MKKLKQTRRDFIKTVVIAGVSVYFSPLVSANSREQEYLYKPKKPWASGGKAKFRVDAIQKVTGEKVFARDFRAKDFDLWPDKQWHGYIVCATVADRTFESIDLSFLEKQPTKVILAEDLAKNDVKLPPFHGEEMLLTKGSVAHFIGHPVAILLFDEFDDFNAAKSRLDFNPDVLKFGDKTELYQRNPYASWRVVRIAKERNDSSDVFSPFQDGLFFPAYQLRQPKWPRERNIGGTLGEKGMYYADTIQQDLLKTNIHVVEKQFQTQIVEPMMLEPEAANIWFDQATQTVHGTVTCQDPSDFTEMAVHLLKQSKQAKDIKSIVLYSGFVGGGFGAKDHSVFPYYALVASLFSDGNPIRIANDRYQQFQSGLKRHPFKINNRLGINKDTLKIEALTSVCDVDGGGRENFSASVASAGMSAMQGVFYIPKSDLQATAYHSRNVTSGSMRGYGSTQCMPVVDLMIGQAAAELNVDPFELRRRNLLHTDDLNTQGAEIAGELRYREILDKAEQHPIWKNRAANKHTFETNNPNKTFGVGYSLLSKNYGTGNVGPNAAVNLLESGEIVLEIEYMEMGSGAQTSQGLLTDKFFGQAADEVQVAVTETWKALQLFETDNPYTISQEKQDKMSKDPLWTPVKLMASSASDSATFQTEATKGACAVVYQYGILPAARTLWKLDKNSDLSAATWQDGQFTQAGYPNLPLALLASTAHHLGLVTGCVAHTVNRWAWTEAEFTIEGHTQVHSLDALAVRYGNGANSAKTQLMDNLGYHLIKRNWVKYPSTQYNNAMVTYYAPCDCLVELSVDKYSGKVDILRTHSVLDAGPVISKPIVEGQIQGGLAMGIGHVLHEYLPPFEDGPGNGRWNLNRYHVPLARDLSVWDMTLEILPSNDSSERPKGIAEVVMLPVISAVQDAIFNAIGERFDHTPITAEQIKSRLSV; translated from the coding sequence ATGAAAAAACTTAAGCAAACTCGTAGAGACTTTATTAAAACGGTCGTTATTGCGGGGGTCAGTGTTTACTTCTCACCGCTTGTCAGTGCCAATAGTCGAGAGCAAGAGTACTTATATAAGCCAAAAAAACCATGGGCTAGTGGGGGTAAGGCTAAATTTAGGGTTGATGCAATTCAGAAGGTTACCGGTGAAAAAGTGTTTGCTCGCGACTTTAGAGCAAAAGACTTTGACCTCTGGCCTGATAAGCAGTGGCACGGATACATTGTGTGTGCAACGGTGGCTGATCGTACATTTGAGAGTATCGATTTATCTTTTTTAGAGAAACAACCCACTAAAGTTATTTTGGCCGAAGATCTCGCTAAAAATGACGTCAAACTCCCCCCTTTTCATGGTGAAGAGATGTTACTAACCAAAGGGAGTGTCGCCCACTTTATTGGCCATCCGGTGGCGATTCTATTGTTTGATGAGTTTGATGACTTTAACGCCGCGAAATCACGCTTAGATTTCAATCCAGATGTACTCAAATTTGGCGATAAAACAGAACTTTATCAGAGAAATCCCTATGCATCATGGCGTGTGGTACGCATAGCAAAAGAGAGAAATGATTCAAGCGATGTTTTTTCCCCCTTCCAAGATGGGCTATTTTTCCCCGCCTATCAGTTAAGACAACCCAAATGGCCTAGGGAACGTAATATAGGAGGAACCCTAGGTGAAAAAGGGATGTATTACGCGGATACAATCCAACAAGATCTATTAAAAACAAATATTCATGTCGTTGAAAAGCAATTTCAAACACAAATTGTTGAGCCGATGATGCTCGAGCCAGAAGCCGCTAATATCTGGTTTGATCAAGCGACTCAGACCGTACACGGTACCGTTACCTGCCAAGATCCAAGCGACTTTACCGAAATGGCAGTACATCTGCTAAAACAGAGCAAACAAGCTAAAGATATTAAAAGTATCGTGCTTTATTCAGGATTTGTTGGCGGCGGATTCGGTGCAAAAGACCACTCAGTATTCCCTTATTATGCCCTTGTCGCTAGCCTATTTTCCGATGGTAATCCGATTAGAATCGCCAATGACCGCTATCAACAGTTCCAGTCCGGTCTTAAACGTCATCCCTTTAAAATCAACAACCGTTTAGGGATCAATAAAGACACCTTAAAAATTGAAGCATTAACCTCTGTATGTGATGTGGATGGGGGCGGAAGAGAAAACTTCAGTGCCAGCGTAGCCTCTGCTGGTATGTCTGCAATGCAGGGCGTGTTTTATATTCCAAAAAGTGATTTACAAGCAACCGCTTATCACTCAAGGAATGTCACATCAGGCTCAATGCGAGGTTATGGCTCGACACAATGTATGCCAGTGGTCGATCTCATGATAGGACAGGCTGCCGCAGAGTTAAATGTAGATCCGTTTGAGCTTAGACGCAGAAACCTATTACACACTGATGATCTTAATACTCAAGGAGCCGAAATTGCAGGTGAGCTGCGCTATCGCGAAATTTTAGATAAAGCAGAGCAACATCCTATCTGGAAGAATCGAGCGGCTAACAAACACACTTTTGAAACCAACAACCCAAACAAAACATTTGGTGTCGGCTATTCATTGCTTTCTAAGAATTATGGCACGGGCAATGTTGGCCCTAATGCGGCAGTCAACCTGCTGGAGTCCGGCGAAATTGTTTTAGAAATTGAATATATGGAGATGGGCAGCGGCGCTCAAACCAGCCAAGGGTTATTAACCGATAAGTTCTTTGGCCAAGCAGCTGATGAAGTGCAAGTTGCTGTTACTGAGACTTGGAAAGCATTGCAACTGTTTGAAACAGACAACCCCTATACCATCAGTCAAGAGAAGCAAGATAAGATGTCTAAAGACCCACTCTGGACACCCGTAAAGCTGATGGCAAGTAGTGCATCCGATTCCGCTACTTTTCAAACCGAAGCAACCAAAGGAGCCTGTGCGGTCGTCTATCAATACGGGATTTTGCCTGCGGCGCGTACATTGTGGAAACTCGATAAAAACAGCGACCTTTCCGCAGCAACATGGCAAGACGGACAATTCACCCAAGCAGGTTACCCCAACTTACCTTTGGCGTTACTGGCATCAACTGCACACCACCTTGGGTTAGTTACAGGTTGTGTGGCACATACGGTAAACCGCTGGGCTTGGACTGAAGCAGAGTTCACCATTGAAGGTCATACCCAAGTACATTCGTTAGATGCATTAGCGGTTCGCTATGGTAACGGCGCTAATAGCGCTAAAACACAGTTGATGGATAATTTAGGCTATCACCTCATTAAACGTAATTGGGTGAAATACCCAAGCACTCAATATAACAACGCCATGGTGACCTATTACGCTCCCTGTGATTGTCTAGTAGAGCTCAGCGTTGATAAGTACAGTGGAAAGGTCGATATTCTCCGCACTCACAGTGTACTCGATGCTGGCCCCGTGATCTCAAAGCCTATCGTCGAGGGACAAATTCAAGGCGGACTCGCCATGGGGATAGGCCATGTTTTACATGAGTATTTACCACCATTTGAAGATGGCCCAGGTAACGGACGTTGGAATTTGAATCGTTATCACGTGCCACTAGCTAGAGATCTCAGCGTATGGGACATGACACTTGAAATCCTGCCATCAAATGACAGTTCAGAGCGACCTAAAGGGATCGCCGAAGTGGTGATGTTACCCGTGATTTCCGCAGTTCAAGATGCAATATTTAATGCGATTGGCGAACGCTTCGACCACACCCCTATTACCGCTGAACAAATAAAGTCGAGGTTAAGTGTATGA
- a CDS encoding (2Fe-2S)-binding protein, whose translation MSKSTVNFILNGKQIGPIAVDQNTMMIQFLHEHLNLTGTKFGCGAGICHACVILEKTATGHVTHRTCINGVGSFNGKNLMTVEGHARIDVKTQELELHPVQQAFIEHFSFQCGWCTSGFVNEAIGYYESLKQNPVKKSELRSSIEASLAEHVCRCTGYVKYYEAIEDLILSQPELVR comes from the coding sequence ATGAGCAAAAGCACCGTTAATTTCATCCTAAATGGTAAACAAATCGGCCCTATTGCTGTCGATCAAAATACCATGATGATCCAGTTTCTACATGAGCACTTAAACTTAACCGGCACTAAATTTGGTTGCGGTGCAGGGATATGCCATGCCTGCGTGATCTTAGAGAAAACGGCTACTGGGCATGTGACCCATCGAACCTGTATTAATGGCGTAGGGTCATTTAATGGTAAGAACTTGATGACGGTAGAAGGTCATGCACGAATTGATGTGAAGACCCAAGAGCTTGAGTTACATCCGGTGCAACAAGCTTTTATCGAACACTTCTCTTTCCAATGTGGTTGGTGTACATCGGGCTTTGTTAATGAAGCCATCGGTTATTACGAATCACTAAAACAAAATCCAGTTAAAAAGTCTGAGCTACGATCTTCAATTGAAGCCTCACTGGCTGAACATGTATGTCGCTGTACAGGCTACGTTAAATACTATGAGGCAATAGAGGATCTTATATTGTCTCAACCAGAACTTGTTCGATAA
- a CDS encoding cytochrome c — protein sequence MKKLIIIGLALGLAAIIFIYLGSGKLANVASAVHQSEAVDLIVERGRQVAIESDCVACHTGPSGAPFAGGVAFDSPFGMIYSTNITPDKQYGIGLYQREDFYRAVKWGYSSKVGNLYPAMPFTSYRKLNDKDLDALWAYFQSIKPIAEPNSANDLIFPANIRFFLGGWNQLFFEDSDFSPDSNRSKQWNKGKYFVEAAGHCGECHTPRNLLFAMQPSKALQGEFLEGWQAGDITAKELNSQGWNAKDLVDLLKMGESRMGSTYENMYLVVNHSLSHMPNEDLAAISGYLLDKDQVSIAEVDGSSDLKMAKRVYLSQEDKTLSGYQTYVDYCAGCHGLDGLGKPEAVVALNQNSAFTAQSPYNSIAVILRGLPSKRQSQTRGVVSMSSFNAQVSDQQVAELVNFARQVWGAQKDAKVDNDMVKEIREKLDTEGYLNHLQMKKSD from the coding sequence ATGAAAAAGCTCATTATTATCGGTTTGGCTTTGGGTCTAGCCGCGATCATTTTTATCTATCTTGGTAGCGGTAAATTAGCCAATGTCGCAAGTGCAGTTCATCAAAGTGAGGCCGTAGACTTAATCGTTGAGCGTGGCCGACAAGTCGCCATTGAAAGTGATTGTGTTGCTTGCCATACAGGCCCCAGTGGCGCGCCATTTGCCGGAGGCGTGGCGTTTGATTCACCATTCGGAATGATCTATTCAACCAATATTACCCCTGATAAACAATACGGCATTGGGCTTTACCAACGTGAAGATTTTTATCGGGCTGTAAAATGGGGTTACTCAAGTAAGGTCGGCAACTTGTACCCTGCTATGCCATTCACTTCGTACCGGAAATTAAATGATAAAGATCTTGATGCACTGTGGGCTTATTTCCAGTCCATTAAGCCGATTGCAGAGCCTAACAGTGCTAATGATCTTATCTTCCCAGCCAACATTCGCTTTTTCTTAGGAGGCTGGAACCAACTCTTTTTTGAAGACTCCGACTTTAGCCCCGACAGCAACCGCAGCAAACAATGGAACAAGGGTAAGTATTTTGTCGAGGCTGCAGGACACTGCGGTGAGTGCCACACGCCGAGAAACCTATTGTTTGCGATGCAACCCAGTAAAGCACTACAAGGTGAATTTTTGGAAGGTTGGCAGGCGGGTGATATCACCGCTAAAGAGCTAAATTCACAGGGCTGGAACGCTAAAGATCTGGTTGATCTGCTAAAAATGGGTGAGTCTCGAATGGGCTCAACCTACGAGAATATGTATTTGGTCGTTAACCATAGTTTGAGTCACATGCCTAATGAAGACTTAGCTGCTATATCCGGCTATTTACTGGATAAAGATCAGGTCTCGATTGCAGAAGTTGATGGCTCTAGTGATCTTAAAATGGCTAAGCGAGTGTATTTAAGCCAAGAGGATAAAACACTTTCAGGCTATCAAACCTATGTTGATTATTGCGCAGGTTGTCATGGTTTAGATGGCTTAGGAAAACCCGAAGCCGTGGTGGCCTTAAATCAAAATAGCGCCTTTACCGCCCAATCGCCGTACAACTCTATCGCCGTTATTCTGCGAGGCTTGCCCAGTAAACGTCAAAGCCAAACCAGAGGCGTGGTGTCGATGTCATCTTTCAATGCACAAGTATCAGATCAGCAAGTGGCTGAGCTCGTTAACTTTGCAAGACAAGTTTGGGGAGCACAAAAGGATGCAAAAGTTGATAATGATATGGTCAAAGAGATTAGAGAAAAATTGGATACAGAGGGTTATTTGAATCATCTACAGATGAAAAAATCGGATTAG
- the norW gene encoding NADH:flavorubredoxin reductase NorW, with the protein MTAPIVIIGSGFAAYQLIKNIRRQDVSLPIQVFTADEGDEYNKPDLSHVFSKQQDANALITLSAADFAAQYQVELFANTRVEQVDTKTQSLLANGQSYQYSKLVFATGATTFVPPIKGDAAVDIVTLNSLSEYRASQKKLTTANRILIMGGGLIGAELAMDLQTSGKKVIVVEPNSRLLANVAPDFVALKLEQPLRDGGMTLELNDYVTTIEQINAKAEEGKQAMLVTTKAGKVFTVDCVISAAGLRPNTDLAQQAGIKVNRGIVVDEKLQSSANNVYALGDCAEINGKVMAYLQPIILSANALAKQLLGQASQLTFPAMMVKVKTPSYPIQVGGRFNTDSSWKVGFDKQGVTAEAYDDQNNMTGFVVTNENAKQAFSLLRKVSAT; encoded by the coding sequence ATGACAGCACCGATTGTAATCATTGGCAGTGGTTTCGCCGCCTATCAGTTAATAAAGAACATACGCAGGCAAGATGTTAGTTTGCCTATTCAGGTTTTTACCGCTGATGAAGGTGATGAATACAACAAGCCAGATTTAAGCCATGTATTTTCCAAGCAGCAGGATGCAAATGCATTAATCACCTTGTCTGCAGCTGACTTTGCTGCGCAGTATCAGGTTGAATTATTTGCCAACACACGGGTGGAACAAGTTGATACTAAAACGCAATCTCTGTTAGCTAATGGGCAGAGTTATCAATATTCTAAGCTAGTCTTTGCAACAGGCGCAACCACGTTTGTACCGCCAATAAAAGGCGATGCTGCAGTGGATATTGTCACTCTAAACAGTTTATCTGAGTACCGAGCTTCACAGAAAAAGCTAACCACGGCTAATCGCATATTGATAATGGGCGGCGGCTTAATTGGTGCTGAGCTGGCTATGGATCTACAAACGAGCGGCAAAAAGGTGATTGTTGTTGAACCTAATAGTCGATTACTCGCAAATGTAGCACCAGATTTTGTCGCATTGAAGCTTGAACAGCCTTTGCGTGATGGTGGAATGACACTCGAGCTTAACGACTACGTCACCACAATAGAGCAAATTAACGCAAAAGCTGAAGAGGGCAAGCAAGCTATGCTGGTTACCACTAAAGCGGGTAAAGTATTTACTGTCGATTGCGTTATCTCTGCAGCGGGTTTACGACCGAATACCGACTTAGCGCAGCAGGCGGGTATTAAGGTTAATCGCGGTATTGTAGTGGATGAAAAGCTACAATCATCTGCCAACAATGTTTACGCCCTTGGTGATTGCGCCGAGATTAACGGCAAGGTTATGGCTTATTTACAACCTATTATTTTGAGTGCCAATGCGCTTGCTAAGCAGTTACTTGGTCAAGCATCACAACTGACATTCCCAGCGATGATGGTGAAAGTGAAAACACCGTCATATCCGATCCAAGTCGGCGGCAGGTTTAATACTGATTCATCATGGAAAGTGGGCTTTGATAAACAAGGCGTGACGGCAGAAGCATATGATGATCAAAATAATATGACAGGGTTTGTGGTGACCAATGAAAATGCCAAACAGGCTTTTTCACTGCTAAGAAAAGTATCGGCTACTTAA
- the norV gene encoding anaerobic nitric oxide reductase flavorubredoxin, protein MTIHVKNNIHWVGQRDWEVQDFHGTEYKMTRGTSYNSYLIREEKTVLIDTVDHRFSHQFVQNLEMEIDLNTIDFIVMNHAEEDHSGALTALLEKIPGTPIYCTEAAVDSIVGHYHHPEWNFKIVKTGDSVDIGNGKKLIFIEAPMLHWPDSMMTYMTEDAVLFSNDAFGQHYCDEHLFNDEVDQNELKEQCLRYYANILTPFSSLVTAKIHEVLSFNVPVDMIATSHGIVWRDNPTQIIHQYLEWADSYQEDKITIFYDSMSNNTRMMADAIAQGIHDVDPGVAVKVFNVSKHDKNEILSHTFRSKGLLVGSSTMNNVMMPKIAGMLEEITGLRFKGKKAAAFGSYGWSGGAVDRIQTRLMDAGFETALSLKTKWRPDGNAMRECREHGRQIAKQWALHPLVDAPAINQFAKAVAVDEKAEANKPVASLSEQPQQAAVANNKDAEHDSDCQCMICTVCNWVYDPAIGEPNQEIEPGTPWSDVPEYFLCPECNLGKDVFIAHKV, encoded by the coding sequence ATGACAATTCATGTGAAAAACAACATTCATTGGGTCGGTCAACGCGATTGGGAAGTGCAAGACTTCCATGGTACTGAATATAAGATGACCAGAGGCACGAGCTATAACAGTTACCTCATCCGTGAAGAGAAGACAGTATTAATAGATACTGTTGATCATCGTTTTAGTCATCAGTTTGTGCAAAATTTAGAGATGGAAATTGATCTTAATACTATCGATTTTATCGTGATGAACCATGCGGAAGAAGATCACTCCGGCGCATTAACCGCATTACTGGAAAAAATCCCCGGCACGCCCATTTATTGCACCGAAGCGGCTGTTGATTCGATTGTAGGTCACTACCACCATCCAGAGTGGAACTTTAAAATTGTTAAAACGGGTGATAGCGTAGATATCGGCAATGGTAAGAAACTCATCTTCATTGAAGCACCTATGCTGCATTGGCCTGACAGTATGATGACTTACATGACCGAGGACGCGGTGTTATTTAGTAACGATGCCTTTGGCCAGCATTACTGCGACGAGCATCTATTTAACGATGAAGTGGACCAGAATGAGCTTAAGGAGCAGTGTCTTCGCTATTACGCAAATATCTTAACTCCATTTAGCAGCCTGGTGACCGCTAAGATCCACGAAGTATTAAGCTTTAATGTACCTGTGGACATGATTGCTACTTCTCACGGTATCGTTTGGCGTGACAACCCTACGCAGATCATTCATCAATACCTTGAGTGGGCTGATAGTTATCAAGAAGATAAGATCACCATCTTTTACGATTCAATGTCGAACAACACACGCATGATGGCTGATGCCATTGCTCAAGGTATCCATGATGTGGACCCTGGCGTAGCGGTAAAAGTCTTTAATGTCTCAAAGCATGATAAGAACGAAATTTTATCGCATACCTTCCGATCAAAGGGTTTATTGGTAGGTTCATCGACAATGAACAATGTGATGATGCCAAAAATTGCAGGCATGCTTGAAGAGATCACCGGCTTAAGATTTAAAGGTAAAAAAGCCGCTGCGTTCGGCAGTTATGGTTGGAGCGGCGGTGCGGTCGATCGTATTCAAACTCGCTTAATGGACGCGGGTTTCGAAACGGCCCTTAGCTTGAAAACTAAGTGGCGTCCAGATGGGAATGCGATGCGAGAATGCCGTGAACATGGCCGTCAAATTGCTAAGCAGTGGGCGTTACATCCATTGGTCGATGCGCCTGCTATAAATCAATTTGCTAAGGCTGTAGCTGTGGATGAGAAAGCTGAAGCTAATAAGCCTGTAGCCAGCTTGTCTGAGCAACCACAGCAAGCAGCGGTTGCCAATAACAAAGATGCTGAGCATGATTCTGATTGCCAATGTATGATTTGTACCGTGTGTAATTGGGTTTACGATCCGGCTATTGGTGAGCCAAACCAAGAAATTGAACCCGGTACTCCTTGGTCTGATGTTCCTGAGTACTTCCTCTGTCCTGAGTGTAACTTGGGAAAAGACGTGTTTATTGCACACAAGGTTTAG
- the cspE gene encoding transcription antiterminator/RNA stability regulator CspE encodes MSNSTTGIVKWFNEDKGFGFITQDNGGADVFVHFRAITSEGFKTLAEGQKVSFDLEQGQKGPQAANVVAI; translated from the coding sequence ATGTCTAACTCAACTACTGGCATCGTAAAATGGTTTAACGAAGACAAAGGTTTTGGCTTCATTACTCAAGACAATGGCGGCGCTGACGTATTCGTACATTTCCGCGCTATCACTTCAGAGGGTTTCAAGACTCTTGCTGAAGGCCAAAAAGTTTCTTTCGACCTAGAGCAAGGCCAAAAAGGCCCACAAGCAGCTAACGTAGTTGCTATCTAG
- the torS gene encoding TMAO reductase system sensor histidine kinase/response regulator TorS, which produces MYLTPSSRPRLSLSRKSLIGRLMLAFSLLALLLLLLVTLGSLSLHWVQQADKYLYDKALPASEAARQLVLSSNALAENAKLLGQSEFESQRQLVGRKLSINSAAMLNAIGALKALNVNFDLSLEQSASDIILDLSRLGEQVGQRILAAYQLQLQGKALVDASNESTDLLLAELAIVDSGILSKISLAYPQAVGVEQTSKLLDTLIEQDLDIQERLNRALKIVHNIALMGQVFQSPELDSGIFNSLAKNDSQLRELGVSISGLNDPASDAGLRYFASLTSLSNIIRDPVRSKAFARQVRILQTLPQSILLQKQHTQLNQAQELKLQALTDKLDALNGAVDTAMNIQRVEADKARVDYLNQLSWSKVSLLLTGLLMLLVIAFVVYKVIYQGIALKLNAATTALAQLSLGNTAVTIDTEGDDELAAMASAIKAFKQKTEHNLKLQAELRDTATELFEHKQALEATVEARTLELAEANVQLDKEAKGHVLARDMAEQANQAKSLFLATMSHEIRTPLNGLLGTLTLLGHSKLPPSQRQMLALSQYSGTLLQTLLNDILDFSRLEQSKLANEPRAVDLAELLDEVTAIMLAGAGLAGLTLVANYKNLPKWVYLDGPKLRQVLFNLLGNSIKFTPQGTVELSVMVEQGALAFKVQDSGVGIDCSAMTKLFKAYSNEPSKGRDRGTGLGLAISKQLVELMSAGAEASKALWVTSQVTQGSSFGFSLPLTECVEPDMAQQLQAVLVSSKRVLVVEDNKINAMVAQGFLAHLGHDSVLATSCEAARQAYTTISASDYDAVMLDIQLGDGSGMTLLEELQQINAQIGHSLPIAAFTAQLQVEDMENYQQQGFDLVLMKPLDMKALTAWLGRAKEIDELNATPEATSQTTAIAPLLETAPGSKAMPHVNLALLDGTLLTQDMSYLGKEAVVELFELYRGSSQAHMATLAAAPKDFERILHALKGSSASMGLTQLATTCGDIEQLKVTAEEYLQQHQQLLALWQRSMEALSLWLDEQEEAQ; this is translated from the coding sequence TTGTATTTGACTCCATCATCGCGACCCAGACTATCTTTATCAAGAAAGAGCCTTATAGGTCGCCTAATGCTGGCCTTTAGTTTATTGGCACTGCTGTTATTGCTGCTGGTGACGTTAGGCAGCTTAAGTTTGCACTGGGTACAGCAAGCCGATAAATACCTTTACGATAAAGCACTACCAGCATCAGAGGCGGCGCGTCAGTTGGTATTATCAAGTAATGCATTGGCCGAAAATGCCAAATTACTTGGACAATCTGAGTTTGAGTCTCAGCGGCAGTTGGTCGGTCGTAAACTGTCGATTAATAGCGCCGCAATGCTTAACGCGATTGGTGCGTTAAAAGCCTTGAATGTAAACTTTGACTTAAGCCTTGAACAGAGTGCATCGGATATCATTCTCGATTTGTCGCGTCTTGGAGAGCAAGTGGGACAGCGGATTTTGGCGGCTTATCAATTACAGCTCCAAGGTAAAGCGCTGGTGGACGCGTCAAACGAAAGCACTGACTTGTTATTGGCAGAGTTAGCCATCGTTGACTCGGGTATCTTATCCAAAATCAGTTTGGCATATCCGCAAGCCGTGGGAGTAGAGCAAACCTCAAAGTTGCTCGATACCTTGATTGAACAAGATCTCGATATTCAAGAGCGCCTGAATCGTGCCCTTAAAATTGTGCATAATATTGCTTTGATGGGGCAAGTGTTTCAATCTCCAGAGTTAGATAGTGGCATTTTTAATTCGTTAGCTAAAAACGATAGTCAGCTGAGAGAACTCGGGGTATCCATTTCAGGTTTGAATGATCCGGCATCAGATGCTGGATTACGCTACTTTGCCTCCTTGACCAGCTTATCTAATATTATTCGTGACCCTGTAAGATCGAAAGCTTTTGCAAGACAAGTCCGTATTTTACAGACGTTGCCCCAGAGTATATTGCTGCAAAAACAACACACTCAACTAAATCAAGCGCAAGAGTTAAAACTACAAGCCCTTACCGATAAATTAGATGCGCTAAATGGTGCCGTTGATACGGCGATGAACATTCAACGTGTGGAAGCTGATAAGGCCAGAGTCGATTATCTTAATCAGCTGAGTTGGTCTAAGGTGAGCTTGTTGCTGACAGGCTTGTTGATGCTGCTGGTTATCGCCTTTGTTGTCTACAAAGTGATCTATCAAGGCATAGCACTCAAACTCAATGCGGCCACAACCGCATTGGCGCAGTTGAGTCTTGGCAATACTGCTGTGACCATCGATACTGAAGGTGATGATGAATTAGCGGCAATGGCCAGCGCGATTAAAGCCTTTAAGCAGAAGACCGAACATAACCTTAAACTACAAGCCGAACTACGTGATACTGCTACAGAGCTGTTTGAACATAAACAAGCATTGGAAGCCACCGTTGAGGCGCGTACATTAGAGCTGGCTGAGGCCAATGTTCAGCTAGATAAAGAAGCCAAAGGGCATGTATTAGCCCGTGATATGGCAGAGCAGGCTAACCAAGCAAAGTCATTATTTTTGGCCACTATGAGCCATGAAATTAGAACACCGCTAAATGGTCTGCTTGGTACGTTAACTTTGCTTGGTCACTCAAAACTACCGCCATCACAACGGCAGATGTTGGCATTATCACAATACAGTGGAACGCTGTTGCAAACCTTGTTAAACGACATATTGGATTTCTCCCGCCTTGAGCAAAGTAAGCTGGCTAATGAGCCTCGAGCTGTGGATCTTGCTGAGTTACTCGATGAAGTTACAGCCATTATGCTTGCTGGCGCAGGTTTGGCAGGCCTGACATTAGTGGCAAACTATAAAAACCTGCCAAAGTGGGTCTATTTAGACGGTCCAAAATTACGTCAAGTACTGTTTAATTTGTTGGGTAATTCCATTAAATTCACTCCGCAAGGCACTGTTGAATTGAGCGTGATGGTTGAACAAGGTGCACTGGCCTTTAAAGTACAAGACAGCGGTGTAGGCATTGATTGCAGTGCCATGACAAAACTCTTTAAAGCCTACAGTAACGAGCCCAGTAAAGGCCGCGATCGTGGTACAGGACTCGGGCTTGCTATCAGTAAACAGCTGGTCGAACTTATGAGTGCGGGTGCTGAAGCCTCAAAGGCTTTATGGGTAACAAGCCAAGTTACTCAGGGCAGTAGCTTTGGTTTTTCATTACCGCTTACAGAGTGTGTGGAACCTGATATGGCCCAGCAGCTACAAGCCGTACTTGTTAGCTCTAAACGGGTGTTGGTGGTGGAAGATAACAAGATTAATGCGATGGTTGCGCAAGGGTTTTTAGCACATCTTGGCCATGATTCCGTGTTAGCGACTAGTTGTGAGGCTGCAAGGCAGGCCTACACAACTATAAGTGCCAGTGATTACGATGCGGTGATGCTTGATATTCAACTCGGCGATGGCTCGGGGATGACTCTGCTTGAAGAGTTACAGCAGATTAATGCACAGATAGGCCATTCTCTGCCGATCGCGGCCTTTACCGCTCAACTGCAAGTAGAAGATATGGAAAATTATCAACAGCAAGGCTTTGATTTGGTGTTAATGAAGCCGCTTGATATGAAGGCGTTAACCGCTTGGCTTGGACGAGCAAAAGAGATTGATGAATTGAATGCTACGCCCGAGGCGACATCGCAAACGACAGCTATTGCACCACTGCTCGAAACTGCGCCCGGATCTAAGGCTATGCCTCATGTGAACTTAGCACTATTAGATGGCACGCTGCTAACGCAAGATATGAGTTACTTAGGTAAAGAGGCTGTGGTTGAGCTGTTTGAGCTTTACCGTGGTTCTAGCCAAGCACATATGGCAACTTTAGCGGCAGCGCCTAAGGATTTCGAGCGAATATTACATGCACTAAAAGGCAGCAGCGCCAGCATGGGGTTAACGCAACTGGCAACGACATGTGGTGATATCGAACAATTAAAAGTAACGGCTGAAGAGTACCTGCAGCAACATCAACAGTTGTTAGCGTTATGGCAGCGCTCGATGGAGGCATTATCATTGTGGCTAGACGAGCAGGAAGAAGCGCAGTAG